The following proteins are co-located in the Paludibaculum fermentans genome:
- a CDS encoding DUF1501 domain-containing protein, translating to MSSSTSPDPRGHIPVARTRRNVLLDAAHGFGAIALQSLLAREGKAAPRINPLAAKPPHFPAKAKSVIFLFMVGAPSQIDTFDPKPGLKKYDGQRLPESYGKIQSQFTDGSTPLLSSPWAFQQHGQSGAWVSTLMPNLARCVDDLCFVRSFHTDSVVHAPAMYHVHSGRILMGYPSLGAWVTYGLGTESDNLPAYVVLPQPEGTPEGGTPCWGAGFLPAVHQGTVLRPGATPILNLQPPPGVTQQRQRATLDLLQKMNDLDTDPTDSEMGARIASYELAFRMQRYAPEAVDLSKEPEHVRKLYGLDQKRTADFGSRCLLARRMVERGVRFVQLYSGGGPVSTQWDAHKDLVENHEKMCGMTDQPIAALLTDLKQRGLLDSTLVIWGSEFGRLPMTQSGNGRDHNPHGFTMWFAGGGVKAGRTIGSTDEFGLRAQDDPYSMRDFHATILHLLGLDQNQLWYLHNGRQEKLTDFGGNVIQRVVA from the coding sequence ATGAGTTCATCTACATCCCCTGATCCTCGCGGTCATATCCCTGTCGCGCGAACGCGCCGCAACGTGCTGCTCGACGCGGCCCATGGCTTCGGCGCGATCGCCTTGCAGAGCCTGCTTGCCCGCGAAGGGAAGGCCGCGCCGCGCATCAATCCGCTAGCGGCCAAGCCGCCGCACTTTCCCGCGAAGGCTAAGTCCGTCATTTTCCTGTTCATGGTGGGCGCGCCCAGCCAGATCGATACCTTTGATCCCAAGCCGGGCTTGAAGAAGTACGATGGCCAGCGGCTGCCCGAGAGTTACGGCAAGATCCAAAGCCAGTTCACCGATGGCAGCACGCCGCTGCTCTCGTCGCCTTGGGCCTTTCAACAGCATGGCCAGTCCGGCGCGTGGGTCTCGACCCTGATGCCGAACCTCGCGCGCTGCGTCGACGACCTGTGCTTCGTGCGCAGCTTTCATACCGACAGCGTCGTGCACGCGCCGGCGATGTATCACGTGCACTCCGGCCGTATCCTGATGGGCTACCCGTCCCTGGGCGCGTGGGTCACTTATGGGTTGGGCACCGAGTCCGACAACCTGCCTGCCTATGTCGTGCTGCCGCAGCCTGAGGGTACTCCCGAAGGTGGGACGCCCTGCTGGGGCGCCGGCTTCCTGCCGGCCGTGCACCAGGGGACCGTACTGCGGCCGGGCGCGACGCCCATTCTGAATCTGCAGCCTCCCCCGGGCGTCACCCAGCAACGTCAGCGCGCCACGCTCGATCTGCTGCAGAAGATGAACGACCTGGATACAGATCCGACTGATTCGGAAATGGGCGCCCGAATCGCCTCTTATGAGCTGGCGTTCCGCATGCAGCGCTACGCGCCGGAGGCGGTGGATCTCTCGAAGGAGCCCGAACATGTGCGCAAGCTCTACGGGCTGGATCAGAAGCGCACCGCCGACTTTGGTTCCCGCTGCCTGCTGGCCCGCCGCATGGTGGAGCGCGGTGTCCGGTTCGTCCAGCTCTACTCCGGCGGGGGCCCCGTTTCCACGCAGTGGGACGCGCACAAGGATCTGGTCGAGAATCACGAGAAGATGTGCGGCATGACGGACCAGCCTATTGCCGCCCTGCTCACCGATCTCAAACAGCGCGGGTTGCTGGATTCCACCCTGGTCATCTGGGGTAGCGAATTCGGGCGTCTGCCCATGACGCAATCCGGCAACGGCCGCGATCACAATCCGCACGGCTTCACCATGTGGTTTGCCGGCGGGGGCGTGAAGGCCGGGCGCACCATTGGTTCGACCGACGAATTCGGGTTGCGCGCGCAGGACGACCCGTATTCCATGCGCGACTTCCACGCCACGATCCTCCACCTGTTGGGCCTCGACCAGAATCAGCTCTGGTATCTCCACAACGGGCGTCAGGAGAAGTTGACCGACTTCGGCGGCAACGTCATCCAGCGCGTGGTGGCGTGA
- a CDS encoding RDD family protein codes for MSPTPSNPMPPAPALIDVHSIETPEQTRLHFQLAGIGSRFLALAIDTTIQFVAFLAGLLILAVTGARLFMVFAFVPQQWWTAVVIGFNFVLYYGYFTIFEIAWRGQTPGKRIIGIRVIKESGRPLAPAETIGRNLLRIVDQLPGIYAVGILTALFNAQSKRLGDFVAGSIVIRERKQESMWQEIEESAPAGGAFAGYRLSPTHATLIETFVARRSDLPADLRSQMAHQIFLKVQASNELPPGFTGSPESVLDELLRAHRATGGYA; via the coding sequence ATGTCGCCCACTCCATCCAATCCGATGCCGCCGGCTCCCGCGCTGATCGACGTGCATTCCATCGAGACGCCGGAACAGACGCGCCTTCATTTCCAGCTCGCCGGCATCGGGAGCCGTTTTCTGGCCCTGGCCATCGATACCACAATCCAATTTGTGGCGTTCCTGGCCGGGCTCCTTATTTTAGCCGTCACCGGGGCGCGGCTGTTTATGGTGTTTGCTTTTGTGCCCCAGCAGTGGTGGACCGCCGTAGTGATCGGCTTCAATTTCGTCCTGTACTACGGCTACTTCACAATCTTCGAGATCGCCTGGCGCGGCCAGACTCCGGGCAAGCGCATCATCGGGATCCGTGTGATCAAAGAGAGCGGGCGGCCGTTGGCACCGGCGGAGACGATCGGACGGAACCTTCTGCGGATTGTGGATCAACTGCCGGGCATCTACGCCGTGGGCATCCTCACCGCACTGTTCAATGCGCAGAGCAAGCGGCTGGGCGACTTTGTGGCCGGGTCCATCGTAATCAGGGAACGGAAGCAGGAGTCGATGTGGCAGGAGATCGAGGAGTCCGCTCCGGCGGGCGGCGCCTTCGCCGGATACCGCCTGTCACCGACCCACGCCACCCTCATCGAGACGTTTGTGGCGCGGCGTTCCGACCTGCCAGCCGACCTGCGCAGTCAGATGGCGCACCAGATTTTCTTGAAGGTCCAGGCGTCCAATGAACTGCCACCCGGTTTCACGGGCTCGCCGGAGTCGGTGCTGGATGAACTGCTGCGGGCGCATCGCGCCACGGGCGGGTATGCCTGA
- a CDS encoding stage II sporulation protein M, producing MVSTAWIKKRQPHWKRLERLVEVASGGLSKLNHAELREFGLLYRQTAADLSTVVEDASSSQLSNYLNHLLGRGHNLLYMGQRPKISGIFDFFSSTYPSIFRQTLPMTALATAIFCLAAIVGWVVTAYDPSFAHRILGPQMMVSIERHEMWTHSVVAMKPVAASEITTNNLSVAFAACAGGITVLGPVYLMVFNGLLLGVVGAATQAAGMALPLWSFVAPHGVLELPAIFIAGGAGLEITRGLLFPGLLPRRASLAQAGARAIRLMLGAVPMLLVAGSIEGFFSATSTPVAMKFLLAGVLFACLLVYLFGSWSTKGSGPSPANTR from the coding sequence ATGGTTTCTACTGCCTGGATCAAAAAGCGGCAACCTCACTGGAAACGGCTGGAACGGCTTGTCGAAGTTGCATCGGGCGGACTCTCCAAACTCAATCATGCCGAACTGCGGGAATTCGGGCTGCTTTACCGGCAAACCGCGGCTGACCTCTCGACCGTAGTCGAAGATGCCTCCAGCTCGCAACTATCCAATTATCTCAACCATCTGCTGGGGCGAGGCCACAATCTTCTCTACATGGGGCAGCGGCCGAAGATCTCGGGTATTTTTGACTTTTTTTCGTCGACCTACCCTTCCATCTTCCGCCAGACCCTGCCCATGACCGCCCTCGCCACGGCCATTTTCTGCCTGGCGGCGATTGTGGGCTGGGTGGTCACCGCGTACGACCCTTCCTTTGCGCACAGGATTCTCGGACCGCAGATGATGGTCAGCATCGAGCGCCATGAGATGTGGACTCATTCCGTGGTGGCCATGAAGCCGGTGGCCGCCTCGGAGATCACTACGAACAATCTCAGTGTGGCGTTCGCTGCCTGTGCCGGCGGCATCACCGTGCTGGGGCCGGTCTACCTGATGGTCTTTAACGGTTTGCTGCTGGGCGTGGTTGGCGCTGCCACGCAGGCCGCCGGAATGGCCCTGCCGCTGTGGAGCTTCGTGGCGCCGCACGGCGTGCTGGAACTCCCGGCCATCTTCATCGCCGGAGGAGCCGGGCTGGAGATCACGCGCGGGCTGCTCTTTCCAGGGTTGCTGCCACGCCGCGCCTCGTTAGCCCAGGCCGGCGCACGTGCGATTCGACTGATGTTGGGGGCGGTGCCGATGCTTCTGGTGGCCGGGTCCATCGAAGGGTTCTTCTCGGCTACCAGCACACCCGTCGCGATGAAGTTCCTACTGGCCGGTGTGCTGTTTGCCTGCCTGCTTGTCTATCTGTTCGGCTCCTGGTCTACAAAAGGCTCCGGTCCTTCACCCGCAAATACTCGTTGA
- a CDS encoding DUF58 domain-containing protein, whose product MTGSLAPPAIQAPAEPRRRLPFGFGQRFFLALLPGLLWLVPAWRWPGAVAGLWIWDALIVAAWLYDLLRLPAPGQLRLTRSWEGPLFLAHGAKVTITLENTSNCTVRAKLVDVVPPGLAEDVSRFEIETAPARTASAEYGVVGRARGDHAAGDVYLRYQSPLGLAERWAAAPLTQTVRVLPDLPLARSEALIVIRHKQVEVEQRRRQLRGLGREFETLREYRQGDDLRDICWTATARRHHLVTRTYTAERSQTIWLVLDAGRLSRTLVEQPGTSLRLTKLDHAANAALTLAVLASQCGDKVGLLAYGRTVQKSIAPSRGPLHLRALVESIAEVRAEALEAQHGRAARALLKAQSRRSLVVWITDFAETPGTPDVIEHAIQLSQRHLVVFAALSQPDLAMLAAQTPQTRQEMYRHTAALEIVQRREVMMRSLRQRGILALDLHPGNLSTSLLNEYLRVKDRSLL is encoded by the coding sequence ATGACAGGCTCGCTTGCACCGCCGGCCATCCAGGCTCCAGCAGAGCCGCGGCGGCGCCTGCCTTTCGGCTTCGGCCAACGCTTCTTCCTGGCCCTGTTGCCGGGCCTGCTCTGGCTGGTGCCCGCATGGCGTTGGCCCGGCGCCGTGGCCGGACTCTGGATCTGGGACGCCCTGATCGTGGCCGCGTGGCTCTACGATCTCCTGCGGCTGCCAGCGCCCGGACAACTGCGGCTCACCCGCTCCTGGGAGGGCCCGCTCTTCCTCGCCCACGGCGCCAAGGTCACCATAACATTGGAGAACACCAGCAACTGCACGGTGCGGGCAAAACTCGTGGATGTCGTGCCGCCCGGCCTGGCGGAAGACGTCTCGCGATTCGAGATCGAAACCGCGCCGGCGCGGACTGCCTCGGCGGAATACGGTGTCGTGGGCCGGGCTCGCGGCGACCACGCAGCCGGCGATGTCTACCTTCGCTACCAATCGCCGCTCGGACTCGCCGAACGCTGGGCCGCGGCTCCTCTGACGCAGACTGTGCGGGTGCTGCCGGACCTGCCCCTGGCGCGCTCCGAAGCCCTCATCGTGATCCGCCACAAGCAGGTGGAAGTCGAGCAGCGCCGCCGCCAGTTGCGCGGGCTCGGGCGGGAGTTCGAGACCCTGCGCGAATACCGGCAAGGCGACGACCTGCGCGATATCTGCTGGACGGCCACGGCCCGCCGGCATCATCTGGTGACACGCACCTATACAGCGGAGCGCAGCCAAACGATCTGGCTGGTGCTCGACGCAGGGCGGTTATCAAGAACCCTGGTGGAGCAGCCGGGCACCTCATTGCGGCTGACAAAACTAGACCATGCGGCCAACGCCGCCCTCACTTTGGCCGTACTCGCCAGCCAGTGCGGCGACAAAGTGGGGCTGCTCGCCTACGGCCGCACCGTGCAGAAATCCATCGCGCCCAGCCGGGGCCCCTTGCACTTGCGCGCGCTGGTGGAATCCATCGCCGAAGTCCGAGCCGAAGCGCTGGAAGCCCAGCACGGCCGCGCGGCCCGCGCCTTGTTGAAGGCCCAGAGCCGCCGCTCGCTGGTCGTCTGGATCACAGACTTCGCTGAGACACCCGGCACGCCCGACGTCATCGAGCATGCGATCCAGCTCAGCCAGCGGCACCTGGTCGTGTTCGCCGCGCTCAGCCAGCCCGACCTCGCCATGCTGGCGGCGCAGACGCCCCAGACCAGACAGGAGATGTACCGCCACACCGCGGCGCTCGAAATCGTACAGCGGCGTGAGGTGATGATGCGCTCACTGCGTCAACGGGGAATCCTGGCGCTGGACCTCCATCCGGGCAATCTGTCGACGTCCCTGCTCAACGAGTATTTGCGGGTGAAGGACCGGAGCCTTTTGTAG
- a CDS encoding AAA family ATPase, with the protein MQHFSNLCTHVRGELSKVLIGQAEVVDQLLLVLACSGHALIEGEPGLAKTLAVKALARVCGLEFRRVQCTPDLMPADITGTNVFNLGTNSFDLHRGPIFTDLLLVDEINRTPPRTQSALLEAMEEGQASIDGVCHHLPPSFTVLATQNPIEFEGTYPLPEAQLDRFLLKIRIQYPSEAQEVEILSRYDQGFDPRRLQSMPLEVLPEGLLSAARAEVAEVKVEPTLCSYAVSIVRRTRDWPAIALGASPRAAIGLFFVARALAAMDGRDYMLPDDIKTAALPVLRHRLMLKPDATLDGLTPDLVVQQVLSSVDIPQVYKK; encoded by the coding sequence TTGCAGCACTTTTCCAATCTCTGCACCCATGTCCGCGGCGAACTGTCCAAAGTCCTGATCGGCCAGGCGGAAGTGGTCGACCAACTGCTCCTCGTACTGGCCTGCAGCGGTCACGCTTTGATCGAAGGCGAGCCGGGCCTCGCCAAGACCCTCGCGGTGAAGGCGCTGGCGCGCGTTTGCGGCCTGGAGTTCCGCCGTGTGCAATGCACGCCCGATCTCATGCCGGCCGACATCACCGGAACCAACGTGTTCAACCTCGGCACCAACAGCTTCGACCTGCACAGGGGGCCCATCTTTACGGATCTCCTCCTGGTGGACGAGATCAACCGTACCCCGCCCAGGACACAGTCCGCGCTGCTCGAAGCCATGGAAGAGGGCCAGGCCAGCATCGATGGCGTCTGCCACCACCTGCCGCCCAGCTTCACCGTGCTGGCTACGCAGAACCCGATCGAGTTCGAGGGCACTTACCCTCTGCCCGAAGCGCAGCTCGACCGCTTCCTGCTCAAGATCCGCATTCAATACCCGTCCGAGGCGCAGGAGGTCGAGATCCTCTCGCGCTACGACCAGGGCTTCGATCCGCGGCGCCTGCAGTCGATGCCGCTGGAAGTGCTGCCGGAAGGGTTGCTATCGGCGGCGCGCGCCGAGGTGGCGGAAGTGAAAGTCGAACCAACGCTGTGCTCCTACGCGGTCTCCATCGTTCGCCGCACACGCGACTGGCCGGCCATTGCCTTAGGCGCGAGTCCCCGCGCCGCGATCGGGCTCTTCTTCGTGGCCCGCGCCCTGGCGGCCATGGACGGCCGCGATTACATGCTGCCGGATGACATCAAGACTGCGGCACTGCCGGTGCTCCGGCACAGGCTGATGCTGAAGCCGGACGCCACCCTCGACGGGCTCACCCCGGATCTGGTGGTTCAGCAGGTGCTCTCATCCGTCGACATCCCCCAGGTCTATAAGAAATGA
- a CDS encoding DUF4350 domain-containing protein, with amino-acid sequence MRSGLSRTDRRLLIACGVIAVVSTIAISILEPQEAQGSSAIPTTYSTLPGGAQAAYLLLQDLGHRVERREEPLERLQAPGEGSVLILAEPSETPTAADRAALARFVETGGRVLFCGRGAEGFLPGAPATKLDWSLVPRPFHAAWPGRYTQGAPTVELERRAKLEALDKPVVVLYGSAQEPVAVAWRAGRGEIVWWSAATPLTNDGILRASNLRVFLNAVAPSDGTGKPRIYWDEYFHGQHGSLWSYVERTPARWVLWQCAFAALVALLAFSRRSGPVVQPIIESRLSPLEFVDTLGALYERAGAASLGVGAAYRQLRLQLTQRLALPGTIEDARLAEAAARRLGWSQSELAAALRHAAETRHIERLEPREALALVQQLEDYSRRLSARTKLTLEAR; translated from the coding sequence ATGCGCAGTGGATTAAGCCGGACGGACCGCCGCCTGCTCATCGCCTGCGGCGTCATCGCGGTGGTGTCAACCATCGCCATCTCCATCCTGGAACCGCAGGAAGCACAAGGCAGCAGCGCCATCCCAACCACCTATTCCACCTTGCCCGGCGGTGCCCAGGCGGCCTACCTGCTACTGCAGGATCTCGGCCATCGCGTCGAGCGAAGGGAAGAGCCCTTGGAACGTCTCCAGGCGCCGGGAGAGGGCTCCGTCCTTATCCTGGCGGAACCCTCCGAGACGCCCACCGCTGCCGACCGCGCGGCGCTCGCCCGATTCGTTGAAACCGGCGGACGCGTTCTCTTCTGCGGACGCGGCGCGGAAGGCTTCCTCCCAGGCGCGCCCGCAACCAAGCTCGACTGGTCCCTGGTCCCACGCCCTTTTCACGCCGCCTGGCCAGGCCGCTACACGCAAGGCGCACCCACCGTCGAACTGGAACGGCGGGCAAAACTCGAGGCGCTCGACAAGCCGGTCGTCGTCTTGTATGGATCGGCACAGGAGCCTGTCGCCGTAGCGTGGCGCGCCGGGCGCGGAGAGATTGTCTGGTGGTCCGCCGCCACACCACTGACGAACGACGGCATCCTCAGAGCCTCCAACCTGCGCGTGTTCCTGAACGCCGTCGCGCCGTCCGATGGCACCGGCAAACCACGCATTTATTGGGACGAGTATTTCCATGGCCAGCACGGGTCGCTCTGGAGCTATGTGGAACGCACCCCGGCCCGCTGGGTGCTCTGGCAGTGTGCGTTTGCGGCCCTCGTCGCCCTGCTCGCCTTCAGCCGCCGCTCGGGTCCGGTGGTGCAGCCCATCATCGAATCCAGGCTTTCTCCGCTGGAGTTCGTCGACACCCTCGGTGCGCTGTACGAACGCGCGGGCGCGGCTTCGCTCGGTGTCGGCGCCGCCTACCGGCAACTGCGCCTGCAACTCACCCAGCGGCTGGCCTTGCCGGGCACCATCGAGGATGCCCGCCTGGCGGAAGCCGCCGCGCGACGCCTGGGCTGGAGCCAGTCGGAATTGGCCGCGGCGTTGCGGCATGCCGCCGAGACGCGGCACATCGAGCGCCTGGAGCCGCGCGAAGCGCTGGCACTGGTCCAGCAACTGGAAGATTACAGCCGGCGCCTCAGCGCCCGTACGAAACTTACTTTGGAGGCCCGATAG
- a CDS encoding DUF4129 domain-containing protein: MEAGTTVDAATLPAEWSVDVSDETFTISTAPLRAYFQSGPKKQQGAEVRAWLELLAASLDSGTTAESDPSAAVKLKRILARPEFRPPNPPSEWELFWKEFGRWVEALLDKLFGFTGRHPGSIQLFLWALLVGASGVLVYLLMHTWRHETRASPLSPGRLPDPSLNSEAWIAAAQSARRKGDIAGSIQCCYWAGVTHLQEAGTLPPHFAHTPREHLRLLAGQQELRAALSILCTRLERCWYARATPDDQDLTTCFGALKELGCAVD; encoded by the coding sequence ATGGAAGCAGGCACAACCGTCGACGCGGCTACCCTTCCGGCGGAGTGGTCGGTTGACGTCTCGGACGAGACATTTACCATCTCCACGGCGCCGCTGAGAGCATACTTCCAGTCCGGACCCAAGAAGCAGCAGGGCGCGGAGGTTCGCGCGTGGCTCGAGCTGTTGGCGGCCTCCCTGGACTCCGGCACAACGGCCGAGTCCGACCCTTCCGCCGCCGTCAAGCTGAAACGCATCCTCGCACGCCCCGAATTCCGGCCGCCCAATCCGCCCAGCGAGTGGGAGCTGTTCTGGAAGGAATTTGGACGTTGGGTCGAAGCACTCCTGGACAAACTCTTCGGCTTTACCGGCAGGCACCCCGGCAGCATCCAACTGTTTCTGTGGGCCCTGCTGGTCGGCGCCAGCGGCGTGCTCGTCTACCTGCTGATGCACACGTGGCGCCACGAAACGCGGGCGAGCCCCCTCTCTCCGGGACGACTGCCGGATCCCTCCCTGAACTCAGAAGCGTGGATCGCCGCCGCCCAATCCGCCCGGCGCAAGGGCGACATCGCAGGGTCCATCCAGTGCTGCTATTGGGCGGGCGTTACACACCTGCAGGAGGCGGGGACCCTGCCGCCGCACTTCGCCCACACACCGCGCGAACACCTCCGTTTGCTGGCCGGCCAGCAGGAGTTGAGGGCCGCGCTGAGTATCCTCTGCACTCGCCTGGAGCGCTGCTGGTACGCCCGCGCCACGCCTGACGATCAGGATCTCACCACCTGCTTTGGCGCCCTGAAGGAACTCGGATGCGCAGTGGATTAA
- a CDS encoding GH39 family glycosyl hydrolase: MTQRTPFLLMFACLALSQAHAQSIVIQVDAGKPAGPLKPVWSFLGYDEPNYTYMKDGRKLLSEFAAASSVPVYVRAHSLLVTGDGVAALKWGSTNAYTEDANGKPVYDWTIVDRIIDTYLERKMKPLVQIGFMPQALSTRPEPYKHNWKPGDNYNDIYLGWAYPPKDYAKWAELVYQWVRHSVQKYGKSEVDTWLWEVWNEPDISYWKGTPEEYHKLYDYSADAVKRALPSARIGGADSTGPGNDRASKWMRDFLTHVVHGKNYFTGKVGSPIDFLSFHAKGRPRFVEGGVVMGIENQLRDLDKGFEIIASFPELKGKPIVIGESDPEGCAACSSRVYANNSYRNGVMYSSYTATVMPRHLELAAKHGVNLLGAVTWAFEFEDQPYFDGFRDLATNGIDKPVLNVFRMLGMMTGQRVAVTNPAAASLASMLASGVKTTPDVHAFASRDTNSVTILVSNYHDSEKPGPAAQIDLNITGLPAGRIQMQHYRVDDEFSNSFEAWKKMGSPQQPTPEQYTKLERSGQLHLLESPKWIQAKAGKAQLEFGLPLHGVSLIRLTW; the protein is encoded by the coding sequence ATGACTCAGCGCACCCCATTTCTATTGATGTTCGCTTGTCTCGCCCTATCGCAGGCTCATGCCCAGAGCATCGTAATTCAAGTGGATGCGGGCAAGCCGGCAGGGCCTCTGAAGCCTGTGTGGAGCTTCCTGGGTTACGACGAACCGAACTACACCTACATGAAGGACGGCCGGAAGTTGCTGTCGGAGTTTGCCGCCGCCAGTTCAGTGCCGGTTTATGTGCGCGCTCACAGCTTGCTGGTGACCGGCGATGGCGTGGCCGCGCTGAAGTGGGGTTCCACGAACGCTTATACAGAGGATGCCAACGGCAAGCCCGTCTACGATTGGACGATTGTCGACCGCATCATCGACACCTACCTGGAACGCAAGATGAAGCCGCTGGTGCAGATCGGCTTCATGCCGCAGGCGCTCTCCACCAGGCCGGAGCCGTACAAGCACAACTGGAAGCCGGGCGATAACTACAACGACATCTATCTGGGTTGGGCTTATCCCCCGAAAGACTATGCCAAGTGGGCGGAGTTGGTCTATCAGTGGGTGCGGCACTCCGTGCAGAAGTACGGCAAGTCCGAAGTCGATACCTGGCTGTGGGAGGTGTGGAACGAGCCTGACATCAGCTACTGGAAGGGCACGCCGGAGGAGTATCACAAGCTCTATGACTATTCGGCCGATGCCGTGAAGCGCGCGTTGCCCAGCGCCAGGATCGGCGGCGCCGATTCCACTGGGCCTGGCAATGATCGGGCCAGCAAGTGGATGCGCGACTTCCTGACGCACGTGGTCCACGGCAAGAACTATTTCACCGGCAAGGTGGGTTCACCCATCGACTTCCTCAGCTTTCACGCGAAGGGCCGCCCCAGGTTCGTGGAGGGCGGCGTGGTGATGGGGATCGAGAATCAACTGCGAGACCTGGACAAGGGCTTCGAGATTATTGCCTCCTTTCCTGAGTTGAAGGGCAAGCCGATCGTGATCGGCGAGTCGGACCCGGAAGGCTGCGCCGCGTGCTCTTCGCGCGTATATGCAAACAACTCATACAGGAATGGTGTGATGTATTCGAGCTACACGGCAACGGTGATGCCGCGGCACCTCGAGTTGGCCGCCAAGCACGGCGTCAACCTGTTGGGCGCCGTGACGTGGGCCTTCGAGTTCGAGGATCAACCCTATTTTGACGGGTTCCGCGATCTGGCTACGAACGGCATCGACAAGCCGGTGCTGAATGTCTTCCGGATGCTGGGCATGATGACGGGGCAACGAGTCGCCGTCACGAATCCGGCGGCGGCCTCGTTGGCTTCGATGCTGGCCAGCGGCGTGAAGACCACGCCCGACGTGCATGCCTTTGCCAGCCGGGACACGAACTCGGTCACCATCCTGGTCTCGAACTATCACGACTCCGAGAAACCCGGTCCGGCGGCGCAGATCGACTTGAATATCACGGGTCTGCCTGCCGGACGCATCCAGATGCAGCACTACCGTGTGGACGACGAGTTCAGTAATTCGTTCGAGGCCTGGAAGAAGATGGGGTCTCCACAGCAGCCGACCCCGGAGCAGTACACGAAACTGGAGCGGTCAGGACAACTGCACTTACTGGAGTCGCCGAAGTGGATCCAGGCGAAGGCGGGCAAAGCGCAGCTGGAATTTGGCCTCCCACTGCACGGCGTCTCTCTGATCCGGCTCACCTGGTAG
- a CDS encoding MFS transporter: MPVQEVRIQPNLWRIALLIAVAIAISYLDRQTLPVAIAAIQRDIPISNTQFSQLQAAFLVAYAVMYAGGGKLIDVLGTRRGFVWIMTTWSLACASHGFATGFRSLAVSRFLLGLGEGGGFPAATKAIAERFPVAQRSTAMGIINSGTAVGAMVAPPAIAAILGATSWRWVFFVTSLLGLLWTLWWLRDYTPVGAVQHGPAEPPIPWLRLLTFRETWGLVMAKFISDAAWYFYLFWLPKYLYDVRGFDTKSVGYYAWIPYALAGVGSLTGGWFSSRLLTAGKSLNFSRKLTLGLSAALMPIVALVSSSPVEMAIALFSVAFFGQQSWSTLVMILPADLFPRGAVGSVAGLVGFGGSMGGVVFNLATGFLLDHGFGYGFVLGLVSTFHIVAFLIILLTVRDVKPLAVERKH; this comes from the coding sequence GTGCCGGTGCAGGAGGTCCGTATCCAACCGAACCTGTGGCGGATCGCGCTGCTGATTGCGGTGGCGATCGCCATCAGCTATTTGGATCGTCAGACGCTACCGGTGGCAATCGCCGCCATCCAGCGGGATATTCCCATCTCGAATACGCAGTTCTCGCAACTGCAGGCCGCGTTTCTTGTGGCCTACGCAGTGATGTATGCGGGTGGCGGCAAGCTGATCGATGTGCTGGGCACGCGGCGCGGCTTCGTCTGGATCATGACGACATGGTCCCTCGCCTGCGCGAGCCACGGCTTTGCGACGGGCTTCCGGTCGCTGGCGGTCAGCCGGTTCCTGCTCGGGCTGGGCGAAGGCGGTGGGTTTCCGGCTGCTACCAAGGCGATTGCCGAGCGTTTCCCGGTGGCGCAGCGATCGACGGCTATGGGCATTATCAACTCCGGCACGGCCGTGGGTGCAATGGTCGCTCCGCCGGCGATTGCGGCGATTCTCGGGGCGACGTCGTGGCGCTGGGTCTTCTTTGTCACCAGTCTCCTGGGCCTCCTTTGGACGCTGTGGTGGCTGCGGGACTATACGCCGGTTGGGGCGGTGCAACACGGTCCGGCGGAGCCTCCGATCCCGTGGTTGAGGCTGCTGACGTTTCGCGAAACATGGGGGCTGGTGATGGCCAAGTTCATCAGCGACGCCGCCTGGTATTTCTATCTGTTCTGGCTGCCGAAGTACCTCTACGATGTGCGCGGGTTCGATACGAAGAGCGTGGGCTACTATGCCTGGATCCCCTATGCGCTGGCGGGTGTGGGGAGTCTGACAGGCGGATGGTTTTCCAGCCGGTTGTTGACGGCCGGCAAGTCGTTGAATTTCTCGCGTAAGCTTACGCTCGGCTTGAGCGCGGCACTGATGCCGATTGTCGCCCTGGTGAGCAGTTCCCCGGTGGAGATGGCGATCGCGCTGTTCAGCGTGGCGTTCTTCGGGCAGCAGTCGTGGTCGACGCTGGTGATGATCCTGCCGGCGGACCTGTTCCCGCGTGGCGCTGTGGGTTCGGTGGCGGGGCTGGTGGGCTTCGGTGGATCCATGGGCGGAGTGGTCTTCAACCTGGCTACCGGATTCCTGTTGGATCACGGCTTCGGATACGGCTTCGTGCTTGGACTGGTGAGCACGTTCCACATTGTGGCGTTCCTGATTATCCTGCTGACCGTTCGCGATGTGAAACCGCTGGCTGTCGAGCGAAAGCACTGA